The Pseudomonas solani genome segment CGAAAGCCGCCGCTACGTGCACGTTGGGTTGGTGCGCACATCAATGTGTGGATTTGAGCGAAGAAAGTTGGAGCAGCCGCCAACGCCCCTCCAGGAGGCCGAACGCAGTCGTTGCGCCGGGGGACGAGCGGCATGGATGCCGCGAGAGGCGCGCCAGGCCATGGATGGCCCATCGCGCCGGCCCCCCAGAGCGACGATGGAGTGAGGGAACCCCGGCGAAGCCGGGGCCGGATGATGGGGCAAGCCCTTTTGGTTCCTTTTCTGGCGACTGAGAAAAGGGACTCGCCCGGGAGGGCGAAACCAGAAACATCACCAGAACTCAGCAATCAGCTGAGCTCAAATCCTCTAGCAACACTTAACGCAGACAGAGCGAATTCATTCGCGAAGCAGCCTGCAAGGCTGCCGCTCGGTTAGAGCCTGGGGGCCGCTTCGCGGCCCTTTCGCGAATAAATTCGCTCCCACGGGAACAGCGTTCCGCGCCTCGTCAGAGGCTATCCAGCGCCTGCACGAAGTCGGCGACGATATCCGCCGCATCCTCGATGCCCACCGACACGCGGATGGTGCCGTCGTGGATGTCCAGCTCGGCCAGGGCGTCCTGGGAGAGGGCGCGGTGGCTGGTCTTGCCGGGGTGGGTGATGCTGCTGGCGACGCCAGCCAGGGACGGGGCGAAGGCGGTGTTGCGCAGGGCGCGGATCAGCCCGTCCACCTCCGTCAGGCCGCCCTTGAGGGTGAAGGCGAGCATGCCCGAGGCACCCTTGGGGAACAGCCGGCGGGCCAGTTCGAAGTCCGGGTGCGAGGGCAGGCCCGGGTAGAACACCCGCGCCACCTTCGGGTGGGCCTCCAGCGCTTCGGCCAGGGCCTGGGCGTTGGCCGAGTGGGCTCCCATGCGCAGGGCCAGGGTCTTGGCGCCACGGAAGGTCAGCCAGGCCTCGAAGGGGCTGGCGCTGCCGCCGGCGTTGATCTGGAAGCGCCGCGCCTGGGCGACCCATTCGGCGTCACCGACGAGGATGCCGCCGGTGGCGTCGCTGTGGCCGTTGAGGTACTTGGTGGTGCTGTGCAGCACCAGGTCGGCGCCGGCGGCCAGGGGGTTGTAGAGCGCCGGCGAAAGGAAGGTGTTGTCCACCAGCAGCTTCAGCCCGCGCGCCTTGGCCAGCCTGGCCAGGGCGGGGATGTCGCTGACCCGCACCAGCGGGTTGGAGGCGGTCTCGGTGTAGATGATCCGCGTCGCCGGGGTGATGGCCGCCTCCACCGCCGCCAGGTCGTTGATCTCCACCAGGGTGGCGCTGATGCCGAAGCGCGCCAGCTCCTTCTCGATCAGGCTCTGGGTGGTGCCGTACAGCTCGCGGCTGGCGATCAGGTGGTCACCGGCACTCAACCGGCCCAGCAGCGCGGCGCTCACCGCGGCCATGCCGGAGGCGGAGAACAGCGCCGCCTCGCCACCTTCCAGGTCCCGCACCAGGTGCTCCAGGGCCGCCTGGTTGGGGTTGGCGATGCGCGTGTACATGTAGTTGTCGGGGTTGCCGGCGAGGAAGTCGTCAACCTGCTCCAGGTTGTCGTAGACGAACACCGAGGATTCGTAGATGGGCAGGCTCTTGGGCCGGGTGACCATCTTGCGGTCGACGTCATTGCCGCTGTGCACCGCGCGGGTGGAAAGGCCGGGTTTGGATTCGGGCATGGGTGCCTCCGAGGAGTCGTGCGGGATGTAGGGGCGAATTCATTCGCCAAGGACCGCGCAGCGGTCCCAGGCCTTGCAGGGCAGTCCGAGGGACTGCTGGGCGAATGAATTCGCCCCTACAAGGTGGGCAATGCCGCCCCACAAAAAAGAGCGCCGACGATAGTCGAGACTCGTCGGCGTGAGGAGAGGCATGGGCACAGGCGGTGCCCACA includes the following:
- a CDS encoding trans-sulfuration enzyme family protein — translated: MPESKPGLSTRAVHSGNDVDRKMVTRPKSLPIYESSVFVYDNLEQVDDFLAGNPDNYMYTRIANPNQAALEHLVRDLEGGEAALFSASGMAAVSAALLGRLSAGDHLIASRELYGTTQSLIEKELARFGISATLVEINDLAAVEAAITPATRIIYTETASNPLVRVSDIPALARLAKARGLKLLVDNTFLSPALYNPLAAGADLVLHSTTKYLNGHSDATGGILVGDAEWVAQARRFQINAGGSASPFEAWLTFRGAKTLALRMGAHSANAQALAEALEAHPKVARVFYPGLPSHPDFELARRLFPKGASGMLAFTLKGGLTEVDGLIRALRNTAFAPSLAGVASSITHPGKTSHRALSQDALAELDIHDGTIRVSVGIEDAADIVADFVQALDSL